The nucleotide sequence AAAGATCTGAGGCATAACAAGCTCTCAGACTGCTGCCAGAGGTGCCGTGTAGATGcttctggcgacagaggggggcTTCTGCTTggcgggcagccctctttgcagagccgcCATTCCGCTTGCTGgcgccagagggcagtgcagtctggcggctctgtccacagagcgagctgtgtgtatagatgcaatctgatGCCAGAGGTTCTGTCCAGATTTCCCTGCCGACAGATGGttcaagtgcagacacagccctaagaaactgttttgtttgtttttacagtgctacagaactgctggtttgttttgttaggacacAGACTGACGCGGCCACCTCGCTGCCACTATTACATTTGTGTCAGGGTGATCGctatgatggagtgggggatacatgtctggctcacagagggtggggggctcctgctgcggGTAACCTTGGCGACCAGGTaccacctctggactgcagacaaaggaggaggtggagcctgatggGTTTGAATCGGAACTGGAGTTGGAAAGCCattggtctgggctgggagagacaaaggagggggcaaggccccagctccaggggccccttgggcctcctctccccaacatggattgggcTGGCTGTCCCTGCAGGCCGCACTGGCTCCTCTGTGAgacactgtgtcctgtcagctaataaacttGCTGTTCTCCCAcggagcgagagtcactcctgcctgcggacagggagCAGAGCTTGGAGATCCCAAACCCCATCccatagccatgttaatctgtatcttcgagaacaagaggccctggggcaccttatagaccaacagatattttggagtatgagCTCTCGTGTACAAAGACCCACTTTACATTTGGGAAACATGGATCCCTGATCTAAAGACAGAGCCAAAGGCCTTGGCTGACTCCCGTGTCCTTTACATGGACCAGCCACTAGAGGGACACAGAGGCCCGCGCTATCAGAGCCACTTGGGAagaggaggtgggaggagcccagggggcagctggggctgtaccTGTAGGACCAGTCGTGCTTCTCTTCCCACCCTGGGAAGCGATGGTAACACGAGTGTCTCTGTTTTGGTTCCACTGGGTGTTCTGGAAacccagaagtgggtctggctcCGTCTTCTCAGCAGTACATGACCTGGTTCCCGTCTCTTGTGTCTTCAAAATACTTCTGGTGTTCAAAACGGGAGACAAGTTCACCTGAACCCCCATTCTGCAGCCAGCGGTAGCTATACCCTGGTCACCAGGGGTCTGGCTGCGCCAGCAGCGCCCTTCCCAAGGACAGCTTCAAAGCAGTTCCCTCAACTGCAGCCCAGGTGCAGTTTGGCTACGTGGGGTGATCAAAGAAACACACTTTCCAATCTAACCTGTTGGCGAGTTTTGCCCGAATACCCCACCCAGCCAGGCTGGGTCTGGGACGTATGGAGATGAACAGTTTCAAAGCTCTTCTGGTTGCTACTTTTATCCCCAGGGCCAACCAGACCTTGGCAGGTGCTGACCAAACCAACTCCACATCACTGAATGGTCCGCGCCGCGTTTCTCTTCTCTTCACCACTGTGCGGTGAGTCTGGGTTCGAGGTTTTCCTGCGCAGAGAATTGTTGAGTCACTCAGGCTGCCTGGTGTCATGTTtatctgcccagccccagccctgcccattgGAGTCCTGCTCTGAAGCGATTGACGCATGATGGATTCCAGAGCATCCGACAGGCACAGGGAGGCACACGCTGGGCTGGGCTCAGTTCCACATACAAGGAGTGGGGCcagacttccccctcccccccagctggtGTGACCTGTGTCAGCACCACCAACACCACTGATCCCAGCCCCCGCCTCCCCACGGCTGTGAATCGTCCATCTCTCcagtggggccagccccccagctctgatTGGTGGAGTGTGTTGAGAGTTGCAGCTgacacagcagaggggcaggaatCCTCACTGCCCCTTGGGCAAGCAGGGGCCAGAAGTTCATAGGGCTCCATTTCAGAACCTGGAGCAGTTCAGGCCAGTGGGTCCTTCCCACTTGCTTCCCTCGGGTGAGGTGCGGGTTGTGGTGCCCTTAAACATTCCGGGGGGCCttgggacagcagcagagctgccagaTGAGCAGAGCTGAAGGCAGCTGCCCATCTCCAAccacagccagcaccaggtgcttccatgggaggggagggccacgactcccccgcccccacgctGGACAGCAATGGAATAACCCACCCCCTGGTTAGAAGCTGGGGCTGGTACCTGGCCATAGGAGGGCTCAGAGCCCTTCCCACTGCAGGCTATTGGGTAATCATCCCTGTAAATGCCAAGGGCGGGTGTCAGAAAAGCAGAGAGTGCCACAGGCTAGCAGGCCTGGGGTGGGAATGTATTTCATTGCATCACATTGGCATTTGCTGTCTTTGAGTTGGGGGCATGGGTCAGGCCTGGCTTTTGCAGCTGTGCAATTATCATGGCTGGAACTGCAGATCTAAGATCCACTTTCAGGGCTGGTCTAGACCTGCCCTTAGACTGTTGTGAAGTTACTGGTCCGGAAGAAAAGTTTGCTGTTAGACTGCTGAATAGGAGGGAGTTTATCATGTGGCACTCAAATCACCAGCATTTTagccacaagtaaattttagttctgttttccatcagcacagtagagtgaaagtaaatacaaataaatacacccAATACAGTGTAATTTACAGTGCACAGTGCAGcagctgttggtaaataaagcaccctgaagacatttttgtttcttaatatctaaccttgtatTTCCTTAGTGCATTGCAAGCTGTACTTCTccattacccagaatatttgaacatctggcaacctgcCAGTGCCAGGGGCTACTGGATATGGGGGAGTTTACAGCACCTAAGATCCAGTTCATCACTACTAGCCTATATATAGTCTTACCTGAAAAGCCCTGAAGACAAAGACTGGAACATTTTGCAATTCAATAAAGCCCCGAGAAGCACGATTTTGATTGGAGCTTAACGCACATTAAAGTGCAACTCAaaactgctcctccccctccggcCCCCAGTTCCAGCAGCTGTCTGGGCTCCCCAGCGGGGAGAGCCCCATGTGCAGACAGGGGCTTGAAGCAccttctctcccagctgggggcagctggagcccctggctgtgctgcttctcccacccagaagaagcaggaggctggaacagcaccagggagcagcagagctctgcagaggctcccccatcccccccggGCAGTTCCTgggatctccccaacccccgCCCAATTTGAGACACACCTCTGTGCATATGGGGGGCGGGAGAAGAGAGGAGAATTACTGTATTGTTTTTGTCTTAAGGGTTTCACAGCAAAGTCCCAGAGGGTGAGTAACTGTAGGGAGATTcacacctcctagagctggaggaaacattgggggggtgggggggtcattgagtccagtccccggccctcttggcagggccaagcaccagcctGTTATTTGGGGGGCCCAGACCCCAAATGGGCCCCTCCAGGGCTGAACCCAGCACTGGGTTGAGCAGGGCAATGCAGGAGCCACTGAGCTGTCCCGCGTCCCCCCCCAAGGGCCGTTCCCAGAAACCCTTTACAGTGcaggcatgtgggggggggggtgttttcaCCCCACGGGCTCCACTCCCAGTTCTCATTAACCCTTTCACACCCGCTGCACCGCTACGTCCAACTGCCTCTAGGGCCAGTGAAACCGCGGCCCACGTCTGCGGACCATTCCCGCCTCGGGCCGGAGACAGAAGCCGCAGCGggacggggagggggggctgccgAGCTCCTGCAGCGATGTGACGCCCCGGCCCCGGCTGCCGCCCCCGGGGGTGCGAAATGACCCCGGGTCGGAGCGCTCCGCTCGCCGCCACACACCCGGCACCGTCCCCGGCCAAGGGCTCTGCGGGGCCCGCCCGCCCCGCGCTGCcaacccgaccccgaccccgaacCCGAACCCCGGCCGGGCCGCAGGGGGGTCCCGGCAGGACACGGGCTCAGACCCGCCCCGCGCGGAGCGGAGCGAGCGGCCGGGCCcagccccggggtggggggggggtcgctCTGCCCCGGCCCCAGCGCGCAGGGCCCGACCcgggggcgctgcaggggaaggggggagcgAGCGGACCCCGCCCGCTTTGCAGCTGCgtcacctccccccgcccccgccggagCCGCCCGGCCCCCTCCCCTCCGCGCAGCGCCGCTCACCTGGCCCGGGCCACGGACTGCAGCGCGCGGTGCCGCCGCGGGGTTTTATCTGCAGCCGCTGCGAAAGTGAAACGCCCACGTCTGCTCCGGGGCGGGAGGGGCCCCCAGGGAGGCGGCTGCAGCCGGAGGCGGCCCTGGCCCGCCGGTAAATGCCCCGTCCGGCtctcggggcggggcggggggcggtgacTCTTGAGCCGGCAGCGGAGCGGATCGGGCCCGTGGCTGCGCTCGGTGTCCCGGGGCCGATCTCATAAagccggaagggaccttgggaggccccCGAGTCCCGTCCCGTCCCCTCCCCCGCGGGGCCGAGCGCCGCTCCCGCAGGGGGTTTCTGTGAAGTCTGTTGGCTCCAGCCCGCTAATGGCCCCTTCAGGGACTGGGCTCACAGCCCGGGTTTCTCAGGCCGATGCTCTGTCCGCTCAGCTGTGCCTCCTTGTAGCCTCCGGCCTCGTTTAGGTGGTTGCACAGTGGACCCCCAGCTTGTGCAGGGGTCGCTCTTGCTCTGAGTGGCAGGTAGCCCAgcgccaggcaccagctccccatcactcagcGACGTTAACCCGAGATACACGTAACTCGAGTGCGCATctctcgggggtctactgtaaagtAAACTCCTGTTCACCCAGTATCCGATCAGCCGGAGCTCTCAGGTAACTGTAACAGCGGCAAACCCTGAGCCGTGGCGCAGCTTCCTTTACTTTCCTTCAGACCGGCCCAGGGTGCTGCGCAAGGCCCCCCGAGGCTGAGCGGGCTCTGCCGCCTGGAGTCAGCCACCCCGCAAGTGTCTCCTCGcgctgctcagccacctccacCACCCCGCAAACGGCTCCTGCTCTCCCCACCAAAAGGTGAGGGGGAGCTGGcgcttgggggtgggaggagatgaaTTTTCTTCTTTGGGGGCCGCTGACCACTGCCTGGgcctcgccccagccccctccattaACTGAGTATTTTaatgtccagcaacctcccggttcCTTGGCTGCTGGATATCGAAGCGTTTACCGAGGGTACTGCTGTGTTGCCAACCTCTGCAGTAAGACGGTAGCCCTGGTACGTTTGAGTAAACGTGATGTTTGTGAgcagattcagctgaaaaaagtggttgTGCTGTGGAAGTGTCTCCCTGAAGTGTGCCGTGTGACTGCCGAAGTTGGGAGCCACCGATCTATGGCAATAGCTCCCCCGTTTCCTTTCACTGGGAAGACAGATGGgcacctgctccccccacccgTCAGTCTGAGAGCTCCTCAGATGGGATCGCAGATGGCACACGTCCTTTTAGGGAAGAGAGGAGCAGTCAGTGGAgatgggctggagctgctgtccTTTCTGTTAAAGTCCAAGCCCAGCTCATCCTGGGTGCTGGTTGGGTGCTGAcatcagcctggcctggcctggtcaGGGCAGGAGATCTCTCCAAAGTAGGATGCAGAAGGCCTGGGGTCCCAGGAGAGGATGGGGCTGTCAGGGCAGTCGCCATGGTGGCTGTCACTCCTGTAGCCAAATTTTCACCCCAAAACCTTTTCAAGGCCCCTCCCAGATTCAGAATAGCCGCCACCCCCCTTACTTTGTTTCCCTAGTGAGGCCGATTTTCCAACAGTGACCTagggacagatgatgtggaaaaagctgaaataatgTGGGGTTTTTTGCCTTTggcttcacagacaaggtcagcccccagagtgctgcactgggcaggcagcacagcatgggaaggagctgggcagccctgagtggggaaagaacaggttaagaactgttttgaaaaactaaacacacacaaatccgtgggtccggatttaatgcatccaaagttACTGAggaagttggctgatgtgatcGCAGACCATTGGCGggtatctttgaaaactcaccgTGATCGGGGAGGTCTCGGACGATTGGGAAAAGGCACATGTAGTGCCCATCactaaaaagggaagaagaagagTCAGGGGACCAGTCAGTGTCACTCGTTCCCTGGagaaatcatggaggagatcctcagggaatccattctgaagcacttggacaggaggaaagtgatcaggaacagtccgGGTGGATGTACCAAAGTCATGCCTGACAGATCAGATTGCCCtatatgatgaggtaactggctctggagATGGGGCGGGCGGTAGATgtaatatacctggactttagcaaagcttttgatagagtctcCCGAAGTAGCCTTGCCAGCCAGTTAAAGAAGTGCGGATTGGATAAGTGGACTGCAGGTGACAGGAAGCTGTCTGCATGGTTGGCCTCAATGGGTAGAGATCGAAGGCTCTATGTCTGGATGGCGGCCGGTATCAAGCTGAGTATCCCCAGGGTTGGTccaggggctggttttgttcGACTTCTTCATTAATAATTGGGATGgtgggatggactgcaccctcagcagattCGCAGATGACACTCAGctggagggagaggtagatacgctggagggtagggagggGGTCTAGAgagacctggacaaattggaggattgggccaaaaggaatctgatgtggctcaacaaggagaaatgcagagtcctgcacttaggatggaggaatcccaaccATAGTTACAGGCTGAggatcaactggctaagtagcagtgcagcagaaaaggtcctggggattataatggatgagaagctgaacatgagtcaacagtgggtccttgtagccaagaaggctaacggcatatcggggtgcattaagagaagcatttccagcatatcaagagaagttattattcccctctactcggccctggtgaggccgcatctggagtattgtgtccagttctgctcactccctgccAGTGTAGAAAGGCTGGGGACGCATTGGAGAGTCTAGGGGAGAGTGacaaaagtgattagggggctggagcacatgacctacaaggagaggctgagggatttaggcttattttatttgcagaggagaagactgaggggtgatttaatagcagccttcctgatggggggctctaaagaggatggggagaggctgttctcagtggtgacagatggcagaacaaggggataatggtctgaagttacagagggagaggtgtatgttggatattgggaaaactatttccccaggtgggtggcGAAGCAGTGAAATGCATTGTCTAGAGggctttttaagtcccggtttgacaaagccctggctgggatggcttagttggggttgatcctgctttgggcaggggcctggactcgatgaccccctggggttccttccagccctgtgattgtaTGAGTCTATGCTGGAGTCTGTATTTTGGGTGAGGCTCCATCCTGAGAGATACTGAGACTgacagctgaaatcacaggatgGTAGCTGAGGCCACTGAGCACTGAAATCGCAGGGTTTTGTCTCAAGCCAAACCCACAGAGTGGCGGCCagtcaggtggctggcaggagcgagCAGGACACAGGCCCAGAGTAAAGGTGACATTGCCTAAGGTCCAGTGAGggatgcatcagggtgatgtgtgagggcctgcagggactggaccgaattgtaagtggggcatttgaaaggagggtacaaagaaagtttgggtgtgtggcttggctggttacagtattgggctggtgagcctgagaggccgaggacactgctcaatgcatttgagctgggacagttacttgaggtttggttatgaactctgcaggtgggattttcccaagcttcTGCCATGTgagttttctgcctctttcattaaaagtttctgttctacactcagactgtgcTTGCGAGAGGGGAAGCATTGGctctccgaggcgcccaggggggtgtgaatttcccaggctactgggtgggggattgagccggttctgtgtgagatggatgaaaaggaaccccagatattgaacccggccctgttcctgccgactccttccagcagaagggttacacacacGTACACGCAGAATGTCAGGATTCTTGTCTGCATTGCATacaggggagcccaggccctgaAAGATTTGAAGATGGTGTTAATTACTGAGAGCTCTTGACAATCTGACCATCACTGTGAGCGCTGAACACTTGGAAGCTACCCAACTCTGTGTCTCCCCCAGAGGAAATGAAACCGCAGCTGCTGAGTCCCAGCTCAGAATGATTCACGAGCCCACCTCGCACTGAGCCAGCTCAGATGTAGCTAACTCACGTGGTCTAAAATAGTCTCACTGGCCAGACCTGCAGGGAGAGGTCTCCCAGGGCTGTTATCACAGCATTGCAACCGGCCATGGCTGGCGGATGAGACGTACGCTcaggaaccccccaccccagtgtcccacagtggggtacagctgtgtcTCAGCTGGGAAGTGCCCTTTATGTTTTGTCCCACCCATGGTTTGGCATTGGGTCAGCGCTCTGGCTGCCTGCGGGTGTGGTTCGGTCACCGCAGTTTGCCTGGGGCTGGTTCCCCTGCAGCACTTAGCTCAGGCCCAGGGCAGCAAACAGGCCATGTGCAGTGACTCAGGCTGAGCTGTTTGGCTCCTCTGCAGATCTGTTGTCTCAAAGTCCTCCTGGGACCTCCTGGTTCTGGGCTCTGGGGACAGGCACTGGGGAGACCAAAGGGCCACGGGGGAGGGTGAGAATTAGGGGACAGGATCCTTCAGAgggtcctgccccccccaactccttcctgcacctcccttcccccGGGGCAGGACACAAACACCGACTCCCCCATGTCTCCCCTGCAGCTCCGGCCTCTCcgctcccagcctcccactcccacccctgcaggCCGAGGAGCAGCGGGAGAGGGGCGAGGGTgcggctggggctcagggctgggcccagacagcagagcccccacccccacccccaccaccacccccatgtgATTCCAGCCTCGCAGCAGCTTTAAcccagcccagcctctgcccGCCTGGCCCAGAGCTGGTGCTGAGGGGACCCAACTCCCTTATTCTGAGCAACCCCCGGtggcttcccctgcctccagaccctgccccctcggCCCCTCCAGAGCTCTGCCTGTCgctgcagggccctgcccctcccagctcctccacagGGTGTCAAAGATCCTTCCGTGTATGATGCACAAAGAGCCTCCCCGGGCTGTGCAGCTACCCTGTAACGTGACCCTTGGACTCCGGCTCCACGGACGTGCGGGAGACCAGagcgccccagctctgccaccagacAAACGCCGGCTGCACCCGGCCGGGGCGATGGCTGCGGAATGCTTAGAGCAgcggtgtccaaaagaaatgtaaCGAATGACCACGGGGCCTGCCCCCAGACGGGCACCTCCCTCCCCGAGATTACCCAGTgacccctggctgcaggagccgctccacagctggagctgccgctgCATGAGCCACACCAcagcgtggctggagctgccacggCCAGAGGAGCCACTTCCcctgacagcccctgccccagctgagatcaggtccCCGTTGGGCCgggctctgcacagacacacagcgagagacagtccctgccccagctgagatcagggccctgttgtgccgggtgctgcacagacacacagcgagagacagtccctgccccagctgagatcagggccccgttgtgccgggcgctgcacagacacacagcgagagacagtccctgccccagctgagatcagggccccattgggctgggctctgcacagacacacagcgagagacagtccctgccccagctgagatcagggccccgttgggccgggcgctgcacagacacagcgagagacagtccctgccccagctgagatcagggccccattgggctgggctctgcacagacacacagcgagagacagtccctgccccggctgagatcagggccccgttgggccgggcgctgcacagacacgccgagagacagtccctgccccagctgagatcagggccccgtcgggccgggcgctgcacagacacacggcgagagacagtccctgccccagctgagatcagggccccgttgggccgggcgctgcacagacacacggtgagagacagtccctgccccagctgagatcagggccccgttgtgccgggcgctgcacagacacacagcgagagacagtccctgccccagctgagatcagggccctgtcgggccgggctctgcacagacacacagcgagagacagtccctgccccggctgagatcagggccccgttgtgccgggcgctgcacagacacacagcgagagacagtccctgccccagctggggtcagggccccgtcgggccgggtgctgcacagacacagtgagagacagtccctgccccagctgagatcagggccctttTTTGTCCACAagccctagaatcatagaatactagggctggaagggacctcgagaggccatcaagtccagccccctgccctaatggcaggaccaagtactgtctaaaccatccctgacagacatctgtctaacctgctcttaaatatctccagtgatggagattccacaacctccccaggcaatttattccactgtttgaccatcctggcagtttggaagtttttcctaatgtccaacctaaacctcccttgctgcagtttaagtccattgcccttgttctatcctcagaggccaaaaagaacaagttttctccctcttccttatgacact is from Carettochelys insculpta isolate YL-2023 chromosome 22, ASM3395843v1, whole genome shotgun sequence and encodes:
- the LOC142024659 gene encoding uncharacterized protein LOC142024659, with protein sequence MCLFPIVRDLPDHAQSLKGPLAGWSQQTSQKPPAGAALGPAGEGTGRDSGASQGPFRLYEIGPGTPSAATGPIRSAAGSRVTAPRPAPRAGRGIYRRARAASGCSRLPGGPSRPGADVGVSLSQRLQIKPRGGTARCSPWPGPGKPRTQTHRTVVKRRETRRGPFSDVELVWSAPAKVWLALGIKVATRRALKLFISIRPRPSLAGWGIRAKLANRSILKTQETGTRSCTAEKTEPDPLLGFQNTQWNQNRDTRVTIASQGGKRSTTGPTGFLAGLKSRARRWAVQILVLNLILSILLLIFITVLLTAQPAGTCELCPAGAACPGAACPDGWLGYLGKCYYFSEVEANWTDSQNNCSAHGASLAVIDTPQELTFLMRYIALADYWIGLWREPNQPWRWTNGTKFNNWFKIMGREKCAFLNNNNIASSGCSREGRWLCSRAGQKPGS